In Nocardia asteroides, a single genomic region encodes these proteins:
- a CDS encoding NADP-dependent isocitrate dehydrogenase, which yields MSKIKVEGTVVELDGDEMTRIIWQFIKDKLVHPYLDVNLEYYDLGIEYRDKTDDQVTVDAAEAIKRHGVGVKCATITPDEARVEEFGLKKMWRSPNGTIRNILGGTIFRAPIIISNVPRLVPGWTKPIIIGRHAFGDQYRATDFKVFEAGTVTLTFTPEDGSEPIVHEVVKMPEDGGVVMGMYNFKKSIEDFARASFNYGLQQNYPVYMSTKNTILKAYDGMFKDTFQEVFDAEFKSQFDAAGLTYEHRLIDDMVASSMKWEGGYVWACKNYDGDVQSDTVAQGFGSLGLMTSVLLTPDGQTCEAEAAHGTVTRHFRQHQQGKPTSTNPIASIFAWTRGLEHRGKLDNTPEVIGFAQTLEDVVIKTVEGGQMTKDLAALVGGDQGYLSTEEFLGALDVNLARALR from the coding sequence ATGTCCAAGATCAAGGTTGAAGGCACCGTCGTAGAGCTCGACGGCGACGAGATGACACGGATCATCTGGCAGTTCATCAAGGACAAGCTGGTCCACCCGTACCTCGACGTGAACCTCGAGTACTACGACCTCGGCATCGAGTACCGCGACAAGACCGATGACCAGGTCACCGTGGACGCCGCCGAGGCGATCAAGCGGCACGGCGTCGGTGTCAAGTGCGCCACGATCACCCCGGACGAGGCGCGGGTCGAGGAATTCGGGCTGAAGAAGATGTGGCGGTCGCCGAACGGCACCATCCGCAACATTCTCGGCGGCACGATCTTCCGCGCGCCGATCATCATCTCCAACGTCCCGCGGCTGGTGCCGGGCTGGACCAAGCCGATCATCATCGGCCGCCACGCCTTCGGTGACCAGTACCGCGCCACCGACTTCAAGGTGTTCGAGGCGGGCACCGTCACGCTCACCTTCACCCCGGAGGACGGCAGCGAGCCGATCGTGCACGAGGTCGTGAAGATGCCGGAGGACGGCGGCGTCGTCATGGGCATGTACAACTTCAAGAAGTCCATCGAGGACTTCGCGCGGGCCTCGTTCAACTACGGCCTGCAGCAGAACTACCCGGTCTACATGTCGACCAAGAACACCATCCTCAAGGCGTACGACGGCATGTTCAAGGACACCTTCCAGGAGGTGTTCGACGCCGAGTTCAAGAGCCAGTTCGACGCCGCCGGGCTCACCTACGAGCACCGGCTGATCGACGACATGGTCGCCTCCTCCATGAAGTGGGAGGGCGGCTACGTCTGGGCCTGCAAGAACTACGACGGCGACGTGCAGTCCGACACCGTCGCGCAGGGCTTCGGCTCGCTCGGGCTGATGACCTCGGTGCTGCTCACCCCGGACGGCCAGACCTGTGAGGCCGAGGCCGCGCACGGCACCGTCACCAGGCACTTCCGCCAGCACCAGCAGGGCAAGCCGACGTCGACCAACCCGATCGCGTCGATCTTCGCCTGGACCCGCGGGCTCGAGCACCGCGGCAAGCTGGACAACACCCCCGAGGTGATCGGCTTCGCGCAGACGCTGGAGGACGTCGTCATCAAGACGGTCGAGGGCGGTCAGATGACCAAGGACCTCGCCGCGCTGGTCGGCGGCGACCAGGGGTACCTCAGCACCGAGGAGTTCCTCGGCGCGCTCGACGTCAACCTGGCGCGCGCGCTGCGCTGA
- a CDS encoding bifunctional o-acetylhomoserine/o-acetylserine sulfhydrylase — protein MTETTDPTANWSFETKQVHAGQAPDGSTSARALPIYQTTSYTFRDTAHAAALFGLAEPGNIYTRIMNPTQDVVEQRIAALEGGVAALVVASGQAAETFAILNLANAGDHIVSSPHLYGGTYNLLHYTLPKLGITVSFVADPDDLEQWRGAVRPNTKAFYGETIANPSSAILDLPGISAVAHEAGVPLIVDNTVATPYLLRPLEHGADIVVHSATKYLGGHGAAIAGAIVDGGTFDWTGKTESGEDRFPGFTTPDPSYHGAVFAELGAPAFALKARVQLLRDLGSAVSPFNAFLISQGIETLSLRMERHVQNAQAVAEFLATHPAVTSVAYAGLPTSPWYERGRQLTPKGAGAVIAFELKGGVEAGKKFVDALTLHSHVANIGDVRSLVIHPASTTHSQLTPDEQASSGVTPGLVRLAVGIEGLQDILADLRAGFDAAS, from the coding sequence GTGACCGAGACGACCGATCCCACCGCGAACTGGTCCTTCGAGACCAAGCAGGTGCACGCGGGTCAGGCTCCCGACGGCAGCACCAGCGCCCGCGCCCTGCCGATCTACCAGACCACGTCGTACACCTTCCGGGACACCGCGCACGCCGCGGCGCTCTTCGGCCTCGCCGAGCCGGGCAACATCTACACCCGGATCATGAACCCCACCCAGGACGTGGTGGAGCAGCGGATCGCGGCCCTGGAGGGCGGCGTCGCGGCGCTGGTCGTCGCCTCGGGCCAGGCGGCCGAGACCTTCGCCATCCTGAACCTGGCGAACGCCGGTGATCACATCGTCTCCAGCCCGCACCTCTACGGCGGCACCTACAACCTCTTGCACTACACCCTGCCCAAACTGGGCATCACCGTCTCCTTCGTGGCCGACCCGGACGACCTCGAGCAGTGGCGCGGCGCCGTCCGGCCGAACACCAAGGCGTTCTACGGCGAGACCATCGCCAACCCGAGCAGCGCCATCCTCGACCTGCCCGGCATCTCCGCCGTCGCGCACGAGGCGGGCGTCCCGCTGATCGTGGACAACACGGTGGCCACCCCGTACCTGCTGCGGCCGCTGGAGCACGGCGCCGACATCGTCGTGCACTCGGCAACCAAGTACCTGGGCGGCCACGGCGCCGCCATCGCCGGGGCGATCGTCGACGGCGGCACCTTCGACTGGACCGGAAAGACCGAATCCGGCGAGGATCGCTTCCCCGGCTTCACCACCCCGGACCCCAGCTACCACGGAGCAGTCTTCGCCGAGCTCGGCGCGCCCGCCTTCGCGCTCAAGGCGCGGGTGCAGCTGCTGCGCGACCTCGGCTCCGCGGTCTCGCCGTTCAACGCCTTCCTGATCAGCCAGGGCATCGAGACGCTGAGCCTGCGCATGGAGCGGCACGTGCAGAACGCGCAGGCGGTCGCCGAGTTCCTCGCGACGCACCCGGCGGTCACCTCGGTCGCCTACGCCGGGCTGCCCACCTCGCCCTGGTACGAGCGCGGCAGGCAGCTGACGCCGAAGGGCGCGGGCGCGGTGATCGCCTTCGAGCTGAAGGGCGGCGTCGAGGCGGGCAAGAAGTTCGTCGACGCGCTGACACTGCACAGCCACGTCGCCAATATCGGCGACGTGCGCTCGCTGGTGATCCACCCGGCCTCCACCACGCACTCCCAGCTCACCCCCGACGAGCAGGCGAGCTCCGGCGTCACGCCGGGGCTGGTCCGGCTCGCCGTCGGCATCGAGGGGCTGCAGGACATCCTGGCCGACCTGCGCGCGGGCTTCGACGCGGCGTCGTGA